In Nocardia asteroides, the following proteins share a genomic window:
- a CDS encoding ABC transporter ATP-binding protein produces MIRILLRVLGNRYAGPVRRTVVLMTVTAIVEGLSYLLLVPVLRELFGDDPGAARPWLVGFGGAVACYAVLRYVSDLAGFRAGTTLLRGTYHRLGDHLARLPIGWYGPDRVGEVSVLASRGVLEAMSVIAHLLAPFVAAAVTPATIVVVMLVFDWRLGLAALLAVPLVVLIQSRAGRATAAADTERHERDRQAAGRVIEYLQAQPVLRAGGRTTERFGLLDDALHGIQRSARRSAFAALPGILGLTLAVQAVFTALLALGAWLALGGRLGAAELLAILVLAARCADPLLSLAEIGGKLRSARAQLDRLDTLLRTEPLPEPAHPLRPESHDLAFDAVTFRHGDRTVVDDLSLTVPAGHRVAIVGPSGAGKSTLLQLLARFHDVHAGTVRLGGVDVRQIDTATLMDRIAIVFQQVYLFDGTIEDNIRLGRPDATDAEVRAAATAARLDEVIERLPGGWSAAVGEGGALLSGGERQRVSIARALLKDAPVVLLDEVTSALDPVNEAAVHQGIDQLMAGRTVVLVAHRLRTVQTADQVVFVDQGRIAETGTHRELLDRGGRYADFWAVTAGR; encoded by the coding sequence ATGATCCGAATCCTGTTGCGCGTACTCGGAAATCGGTACGCCGGCCCGGTGCGGCGCACGGTCGTGCTGATGACGGTCACCGCGATCGTGGAGGGTCTGTCCTACCTCCTGCTGGTCCCGGTCCTGCGGGAATTGTTCGGCGACGATCCCGGTGCCGCCCGGCCGTGGCTGGTCGGGTTCGGCGGTGCGGTCGCCTGCTACGCGGTGCTGCGGTATGTCAGCGACCTCGCCGGATTCCGCGCGGGCACCACCCTGTTGCGCGGCACCTATCACCGGCTCGGCGATCACCTGGCCCGGCTGCCCATCGGCTGGTACGGGCCCGACCGGGTCGGCGAGGTGTCGGTGCTGGCCAGCCGGGGCGTACTCGAGGCGATGAGCGTGATCGCGCATCTGCTCGCCCCGTTCGTAGCGGCCGCGGTGACACCGGCGACGATCGTCGTGGTGATGCTGGTCTTCGATTGGCGGCTCGGGCTGGCCGCGCTGCTCGCCGTCCCACTCGTCGTGCTGATCCAGTCCCGGGCCGGGCGGGCGACGGCCGCCGCCGACACCGAACGCCACGAGCGCGACCGGCAGGCCGCGGGCCGGGTCATCGAATACCTGCAGGCCCAGCCGGTCCTGCGAGCGGGCGGCCGCACGACCGAGCGCTTCGGCCTGCTCGACGACGCGCTGCACGGCATCCAGCGCTCCGCGCGCCGCTCGGCCTTCGCGGCGCTGCCCGGCATCCTCGGGCTCACCCTCGCGGTGCAGGCGGTGTTCACCGCGCTGCTGGCGCTGGGGGCCTGGCTGGCGCTGGGCGGTCGCCTCGGGGCCGCCGAGCTGCTGGCGATCCTGGTGCTGGCGGCGCGCTGTGCCGATCCGCTGCTGTCGCTGGCCGAGATCGGCGGCAAGCTGCGCAGCGCCCGCGCCCAGCTGGACCGGCTCGACACCCTGCTGCGCACCGAGCCGCTGCCAGAACCCGCCCACCCGCTCCGGCCCGAAAGCCACGACCTGGCCTTCGACGCGGTCACCTTCCGGCACGGCGACCGCACAGTGGTCGACGACCTGAGCCTGACCGTCCCCGCCGGCCACCGGGTCGCGATCGTCGGCCCGTCCGGCGCGGGCAAGAGCACCTTGCTCCAGCTGCTCGCGCGCTTCCACGACGTGCACGCCGGAACGGTCCGCCTCGGCGGTGTCGACGTCCGCCAGATCGACACCGCGACCCTGATGGACCGGATCGCCATCGTCTTCCAGCAGGTCTACCTGTTCGACGGCACCATCGAGGACAACATCCGGCTCGGCCGTCCCGACGCCACCGACGCCGAGGTGCGCGCGGCGGCGACGGCGGCCCGCCTCGACGAGGTGATCGAGCGGCTCCCCGGCGGCTGGTCCGCCGCGGTCGGCGAGGGTGGTGCGCTGCTGTCCGGCGGTGAACGCCAACGGGTTTCGATCGCGCGTGCCCTGCTGAAGGACGCGCCCGTCGTCCTGCTCGACGAGGTCACCTCCGCGCTGGACCCGGTCAACGAGGCCGCCGTGCACCAGGGCATCGACCAGCTGATGGCGGGCCGCACGGTGGTGCTGGTGGCGCACCGCCTGCGCACCGTGCAGACCGCCGATCAGGTCGTCTTCGTCGACCAGGGCCGCATCGCCGAAACGGGGACCCATCGGGAACTGCTCGACCGCGGTGGCCGCTACGCCGACTTCTGGGCCGTCACCGCGGGGCGATAG
- a CDS encoding NAD(P)/FAD-dependent oxidoreductase, whose translation MSEKIEVVVVGGGYAGVMAANRLTQRDDVAVTVINPRGSFVERIRLHQLVGGTDDAVTGFDTVLARGVELVVDAVDLIDAGNRRVELSGGAALGYDYLIYAVGSGSAEPRVPGAAEFAYPIASLEQAQRLSTTLAAARQDAPVTVVGAGPTGIETAAELAEAGRQVTLICGDVLGPYLHPRGRRAVARKLTALGVTILDGPDAKVVEVTRETVRLSGGHRVRSAVTIWTAGFGVPRLAAHSGLRTDAVGRLLTDETLTSVDDPRIVAAGDSAAPSDLPFRMSCQAAGPLGAHAADTVLARIAGAIPAPVNLGFAGQCISLGRGGGIFQFAAKDDTAKWYHLRGRPGAKLKEFVCAHTIKQLADEARTPGNHTWAADAGRKLVLQNRTGGPTLPHTAEHARTRPTIAPR comes from the coding sequence ATGAGCGAGAAGATCGAAGTGGTCGTGGTCGGCGGCGGGTACGCGGGCGTGATGGCCGCGAACCGCCTGACCCAGCGCGATGACGTGGCGGTGACGGTGATCAATCCGCGAGGCAGCTTCGTCGAACGGATCCGGTTGCATCAGCTGGTCGGCGGCACCGACGACGCCGTCACCGGCTTCGATACCGTGCTGGCGCGCGGTGTCGAGCTGGTGGTCGACGCCGTGGACCTCATCGACGCCGGCAACCGGCGGGTGGAACTGTCCGGCGGCGCCGCGCTCGGCTACGACTACCTGATCTACGCGGTCGGCAGCGGCAGTGCCGAGCCCCGGGTACCAGGTGCGGCCGAATTCGCCTATCCGATAGCGAGTCTGGAACAGGCTCAGCGGCTGAGCACGACACTCGCCGCCGCACGGCAGGACGCCCCGGTGACGGTGGTCGGCGCGGGCCCGACCGGCATCGAGACCGCCGCCGAGCTGGCCGAGGCGGGTCGGCAGGTGACCCTGATCTGCGGCGACGTGCTCGGCCCCTACCTGCATCCGCGCGGCAGGCGCGCGGTCGCCCGCAAGCTGACCGCGCTCGGGGTGACCATCCTGGACGGCCCCGACGCGAAGGTCGTCGAGGTGACCCGCGAGACCGTGCGACTCAGCGGCGGCCACCGCGTGCGCAGCGCGGTGACCATCTGGACCGCCGGCTTCGGGGTGCCGCGGCTGGCCGCACACAGCGGCCTGCGCACCGATGCCGTCGGCCGCCTGCTCACCGACGAAACCCTGACCAGCGTGGACGACCCCCGCATCGTCGCCGCGGGCGATTCGGCGGCACCGTCGGATCTGCCGTTCCGGATGAGCTGCCAGGCGGCGGGCCCGCTGGGCGCGCACGCCGCCGACACCGTGCTGGCCCGGATCGCGGGCGCCATACCCGCGCCGGTGAACCTGGGTTTCGCCGGTCAGTGCATCAGCCTGGGCCGCGGTGGTGGGATCTTCCAGTTCGCGGCCAAGGACGACACCGCGAAGTGGTACCACCTGCGCGGCAGGCCGGGCGCCAAGCTCAAGGAGTTCGTCTGCGCCCACACCATCAAGCAGCTGGCCGACGAGGCCCGCACCCCGGGCAACCACACCTGGGCCGCAGACGCGGGACGAAAGCTGGTGCTGCAGAACCGGACCGGCGGCCCGACCCTGCCGCACACGGCGGAGCACGCGCGCACTCGGCCGACTATCGCCCCGCGGTGA
- a CDS encoding TetR/AcrR family transcriptional regulator codes for MVQNDSATPRKRADARRNQQSLLDAAAAAFVASGVDVPVREIAASAGVGVGTIYRHFPTRADLIVAVYRHQVEACAAAGPELLASSASPHAALGAWIELFVDFLGTKHGLAEALQSDDAAFETLHTYFLDRLLPVCAELLDAAAAAGEITPGTDPYEFLRAVGNLCIGAGANPRYQPRRVVALLVRGLRAR; via the coding sequence GTGGTGCAGAACGACAGCGCGACGCCGCGCAAACGCGCCGACGCGCGGCGCAATCAGCAGTCGCTGCTCGACGCGGCCGCGGCGGCGTTCGTCGCCTCGGGCGTCGACGTGCCGGTGCGGGAGATCGCGGCGTCGGCGGGAGTCGGGGTCGGCACGATCTACCGGCATTTCCCGACCCGCGCCGATCTCATCGTCGCCGTCTACCGGCACCAGGTGGAGGCGTGCGCCGCGGCCGGTCCCGAACTGCTGGCGAGCAGCGCCTCCCCGCACGCGGCACTCGGCGCCTGGATCGAGCTGTTCGTCGACTTCCTCGGCACCAAACACGGTCTCGCCGAAGCGCTGCAGTCCGACGACGCCGCGTTCGAGACCCTGCACACATATTTCCTCGACCGTCTCCTGCCGGTCTGCGCCGAACTCCTCGACGCGGCCGCGGCGGCGGGCGAGATCACGCCGGGCACCGACCCGTACGAATTCCTGCGTGCCGTCGGCAACCTGTGCATCGGCGCGGGCGCCAATCCGCGCTATCAGCCCCGGCGGGTGGTCGCACTGCTGGTGCGGGGGTTACGCGCGCGGTGA
- a CDS encoding aldo/keto reductase, translated as MQYRTLGRTGVQVSSLVLGAMNFGWLGGATQDEATAIVDAALEEGVNLIDTADMYGQGASEEVVGKAIAGRRDDIVLATKASMPMGEERNHRGGSRRWLVTALDDSLRRLGVDHVDLYQIHRWDPSVSDEETLSALTDLQRAGKIRYFGSSTFPAYRIVQAQWAAREHRLGRYVTEQPNYSILQRGIESHVLPVTREYGLGVLVWSPLASGWLSGAIRADRAMTTNRAALMPHRFDTTIPANQAKLAAVEQLADIADQAGLTLIQLALGFTTAHPAVTSAIIGPRTLDHLRAQLSAADTVLPADVLDAIDKVVTPGTDLAPDEKHDTPPSLLDPALRRR; from the coding sequence ATGCAGTACCGCACCCTCGGCCGCACCGGCGTCCAGGTCAGCAGCCTCGTCCTCGGCGCGATGAATTTCGGCTGGCTCGGCGGCGCCACCCAGGACGAGGCGACCGCCATCGTCGACGCGGCGCTCGAAGAGGGCGTCAACCTGATCGACACCGCCGACATGTACGGGCAGGGCGCGTCGGAGGAGGTGGTCGGCAAGGCCATTGCCGGTCGCCGCGACGACATCGTGCTGGCCACCAAGGCGAGCATGCCGATGGGGGAGGAACGCAATCACCGCGGCGGTTCGCGTCGCTGGCTGGTCACCGCGCTCGACGACAGCCTGCGCCGCCTCGGCGTCGACCACGTGGACCTGTACCAGATCCATCGCTGGGACCCGAGCGTCAGCGACGAGGAGACGCTGTCGGCGCTGACCGATCTGCAACGCGCGGGCAAGATCCGCTACTTCGGTTCCTCGACCTTCCCCGCGTACCGCATCGTCCAGGCGCAGTGGGCGGCGCGCGAACATCGTCTCGGCCGCTATGTCACCGAGCAGCCCAACTACTCGATCCTGCAGCGCGGCATCGAATCCCACGTCCTGCCGGTCACCCGGGAATACGGGCTCGGGGTGCTGGTGTGGAGTCCGCTCGCCTCGGGCTGGCTGTCGGGCGCGATCCGCGCCGACCGCGCGATGACCACCAACCGGGCCGCCCTCATGCCGCACCGTTTCGACACCACCATCCCGGCCAACCAGGCCAAACTGGCTGCCGTCGAACAGCTGGCCGACATCGCCGACCAGGCCGGCCTGACCCTGATCCAGCTGGCCCTCGGCTTCACCACCGCCCACCCCGCCGTCACCAGCGCCATCATCGGCCCCCGCACCCTCGACCACCTGCGCGCCCAGTTGTCCGCCGCCGACACCGTTCTGCCCGCCGACGTCCTCGACGCCATCGACAAGGTGGTCACTCCCGGCACCGATCTCGCCCCCGACGAAAAGCACGACACCCCACCGTCTCTCCTCGACCCCGCCCTGCGCCGCCGCTGA
- a CDS encoding TetR/AcrR family transcriptional regulator, translating into MSSDQPRRRYESLRRTLQAEATSAEIARAARRLFVARGWAATTIREVAREAGVSVPTVYAAYGNKTGLVQAIVDAADLSADAPRMLAELEAAAGDPTRQLAAMSAYDRRLFERADDVITLVREAGRTEPELATTYIDARRRADDIRVEIFSAWPAGTLREDLTTSVDIYATLCTIDVFTTLTAERGWSPDRVENWWAAVLPRELLA; encoded by the coding sequence GTGTCCAGCGATCAGCCCCGCCGCCGCTACGAGTCGCTTCGCCGCACTCTGCAGGCCGAGGCGACCAGCGCCGAAATCGCCCGGGCCGCGCGCCGTCTGTTCGTCGCGCGGGGCTGGGCGGCGACCACGATTCGCGAAGTCGCCAGGGAAGCAGGCGTTTCCGTGCCCACCGTGTACGCCGCCTACGGCAACAAGACCGGCTTGGTGCAGGCCATCGTCGACGCCGCCGACCTGTCGGCCGACGCCCCGCGGATGCTCGCCGAGCTGGAGGCGGCGGCCGGCGACCCGACCCGCCAGCTCGCCGCCATGTCGGCCTACGACCGCCGCCTGTTCGAGCGCGCCGACGACGTGATCACCCTGGTCCGTGAGGCAGGCCGGACCGAACCCGAGCTGGCCACCACCTACATCGACGCCCGTCGTCGCGCCGACGACATCCGCGTCGAGATCTTCTCCGCATGGCCCGCGGGCACCCTGCGCGAGGACCTCACCACCTCCGTCGACATCTACGCCACCCTGTGCACCATCGACGTCTTCACCACCCTCACCGCCGAACGCGGCTGGTCGCCCGACCGGGTCGAGAACTGGTGGGCCGCCGTCCTGCCCCGCGAACTCCTGGCCTGA
- a CDS encoding vWA domain-containing protein, with product MAAALVKGQNAGIAAGEVVLSVRGGVAADLSALLVTAAGTVRSDADFVFFNQPVAPGVRLDGPGIAVTFAGVPAAIEQIRAVITVAAEGDTFGSGSSPVASVADRAGNSLYEYVIDGLDSESVVIALELYRRGDQWKVRAVGQGYAGGFADLVTDHGVSVDDEPETGAVPEIRTVPGEAALSFEKRQKLDLRKREVAKVLIDERAFGVRARVVLVIDKTGSMQKLYRGGTVHRVVERMIPIATQLDDDGTLEAYLYALTYARLPDITVAGADRWTQTYLHLTGTHDGIDYDAIGGRNDELPVMRAVIDTLTATTAPTLVLFFTDGGFAKKRDIATLMREASHLPAFWQFIGLGRANFGVLRTLDELDGRRVDNAGFFAVDDIDHTDDPTLYRHLLTEFPAWLRAARAEGIVSE from the coding sequence GTGGCTGCTGCGCTGGTGAAGGGGCAGAACGCGGGGATCGCAGCCGGGGAGGTGGTGCTGAGCGTGCGCGGCGGGGTGGCGGCGGATCTGTCGGCACTGCTGGTGACCGCGGCGGGCACCGTGCGCTCCGACGCGGACTTCGTGTTCTTCAATCAGCCGGTGGCACCGGGGGTTCGGTTGGACGGGCCGGGGATCGCCGTCACCTTCGCCGGAGTGCCCGCGGCGATCGAGCAGATCCGGGCGGTGATCACCGTTGCGGCCGAGGGGGATACGTTCGGCTCGGGGTCATCGCCGGTCGCCTCGGTGGCCGACCGGGCGGGAAACAGCCTGTACGAGTACGTGATCGACGGTCTCGACAGCGAGTCGGTGGTGATCGCGCTCGAGCTGTATCGGCGCGGTGACCAGTGGAAGGTGCGCGCCGTCGGGCAGGGGTACGCCGGCGGGTTCGCGGATCTGGTGACCGACCACGGCGTCAGCGTCGACGACGAGCCGGAAACCGGGGCGGTACCGGAGATCCGGACCGTGCCCGGGGAGGCGGCCCTCTCGTTCGAGAAGCGGCAGAAGCTCGACCTGCGCAAACGCGAGGTCGCGAAGGTGCTCATCGACGAGCGCGCGTTCGGGGTACGCGCCCGGGTGGTGCTGGTGATCGACAAGACCGGCAGCATGCAGAAGCTGTACCGCGGCGGCACCGTGCACCGGGTGGTGGAACGGATGATCCCCATCGCCACCCAGCTCGACGACGACGGCACCCTCGAGGCGTACCTGTACGCCCTCACCTACGCCCGGCTGCCCGACATCACCGTCGCCGGCGCCGACCGGTGGACCCAGACCTACCTCCACCTCACCGGCACCCACGACGGCATCGACTACGACGCCATCGGCGGCCGCAACGACGAACTGCCCGTCATGCGCGCCGTCATCGACACCCTCACCGCCACCACCGCACCCACCCTGGTCCTGTTCTTCACCGACGGCGGCTTCGCCAAGAAACGCGACATCGCCACCCTGATGCGGGAAGCCAGCCACCTGCCTGCCTTCTGGCAGTTCATCGGCCTCGGCAGAGCCAACTTCGGCGTCCTGCGCACCCTCGACGAACTCGACGGCCGCCGCGTGGACAACGCCGGCTTCTTCGCCGTCGACGACATCGACCACACCGACGACCCCACCCTCTACCGCCACCTCCTCACCGAATTCCCCGCCTGGCTCCGCGCCGCCCGAGCCGAGGGCATCGTCAGCGAGTAG
- a CDS encoding ester cyclase has translation MTSTYGEIGDLAVRSMRIMATGEPGDFEDVVHPEAFNREGVQEPPACRGLGPEAFYATALWLRQAYADLRWDVHTVVTEGDLVVVHATMSGRQVGPFVAYDEAGEVAQVFPATGKSFATTQTHWIRVADGKVIEHWANRDDLGTSIQLGWNPPSPGYLLRMRRATKRARRAAAAG, from the coding sequence ATGACGAGCACATACGGCGAGATCGGCGACCTGGCGGTGCGATCGATGCGGATCATGGCGACCGGCGAACCGGGCGACTTCGAGGACGTGGTCCATCCGGAGGCGTTCAACCGCGAGGGAGTGCAGGAACCGCCCGCGTGCCGAGGGCTGGGTCCGGAAGCCTTCTACGCGACCGCGCTGTGGCTGCGGCAGGCCTACGCGGACCTGCGGTGGGACGTGCACACGGTGGTGACGGAGGGCGACCTCGTCGTCGTGCACGCGACGATGTCGGGGCGGCAGGTCGGGCCCTTCGTCGCCTATGACGAGGCGGGCGAGGTGGCGCAGGTGTTTCCCGCGACCGGCAAGTCGTTCGCCACCACGCAGACCCACTGGATCCGGGTCGCCGACGGCAAGGTCATCGAGCATTGGGCCAATCGCGACGATCTCGGCACGTCCATCCAGCTCGGCTGGAACCCGCCTTCGCCGGGCTATCTGCTGCGCATGCGGCGCGCGACCAAGCGGGCTCGCCGCGCGGCCGCCGCGGGCTGA
- a CDS encoding antibiotic biosynthesis monooxygenase has translation MPAAKASPPRPAPATVVITQRLRAGREPEFRRWQAEVNDAAATFPGFLGAEVTPPGDAGAEWSVLYRFDDVAHLKHWLDSATRRDLLARGTGFFEQPSTQHVLVDEPDEEVATVVVAHPVAPGREAEFVAWQDRMTEAERTFSGFRGSELHRPIPGVQDEWTIVYSYASAEHLDRWLASPQRKELLAEAPDFRDFEVHRIANPYGSWFPPTGSGSDQSPASWKTALSVLVGLYPTVVILTLAIDELWPSAPLWLSLLIGNILSVSLLTWVVMPVVTRALGFWMRPRTAPDPRTDLLGLVCSVGFLTLAALFFYLVTRVFWTLP, from the coding sequence ATGCCGGCGGCGAAAGCGTCCCCGCCGCGGCCCGCGCCGGCCACGGTGGTCATCACCCAGCGGCTCCGGGCCGGTCGCGAGCCCGAGTTCCGGCGGTGGCAGGCGGAGGTGAACGACGCCGCTGCCACCTTCCCCGGGTTCCTCGGCGCCGAGGTCACGCCGCCGGGCGACGCCGGAGCCGAGTGGTCGGTCCTGTACCGGTTCGACGACGTCGCGCATCTGAAACATTGGCTCGACAGCGCCACGCGCCGCGATCTGCTCGCGCGCGGCACCGGGTTCTTCGAGCAGCCCTCGACCCAGCATGTGCTGGTCGACGAGCCGGACGAGGAAGTGGCGACCGTCGTCGTCGCGCATCCCGTCGCGCCCGGGCGCGAGGCCGAGTTCGTCGCCTGGCAAGACCGCATGACCGAGGCCGAGCGGACCTTCAGCGGCTTCCGCGGGTCCGAGCTGCACCGCCCGATTCCCGGCGTGCAGGACGAGTGGACGATCGTCTACTCCTACGCCTCGGCCGAGCACCTCGACCGCTGGCTCGCGTCGCCGCAGCGCAAGGAGTTGCTCGCGGAAGCGCCCGACTTCCGCGATTTCGAGGTCCACCGCATCGCCAACCCCTACGGCTCCTGGTTCCCGCCGACCGGGTCCGGGTCCGATCAGAGCCCCGCGTCGTGGAAGACGGCGCTGTCGGTCCTGGTCGGCCTGTATCCGACGGTGGTGATCCTGACCCTGGCCATCGACGAGCTCTGGCCGAGCGCGCCGCTGTGGCTGAGCCTGCTCATCGGGAACATCCTGTCGGTCAGCCTGCTGACCTGGGTGGTGATGCCCGTCGTCACCCGGGCGCTGGGGTTCTGGATGCGCCCGCGAACCGCCCCCGATCCCCGCACCGACCTGCTGGGACTCGTCTGCTCGGTGGGTTTCCTGACCCTCGCGGCGCTGTTCTTCTACCTGGTGACGCGAGTGTTCTGGACCCTGCCGTAG
- a CDS encoding nucleoside deaminase → MTPDELMEEACRLAKESVDNDWGGPFGAVIAKDGEIVARGQNRVLLTGDITAHAEIETIRKAVQVLNAEAPSISTEHQNESTLELVPRPAGSADKLPERAKMLMGMEIFISGAPCPMCMSAIYWARLDAVHFASDLADTSEIGFDDAFQYEDFTRPLSERRVKIEQFRRDLGAVAYKAWAEKPDKHPY, encoded by the coding sequence ATGACACCGGACGAACTCATGGAAGAGGCGTGCAGACTGGCCAAGGAGTCGGTCGACAACGATTGGGGCGGGCCGTTCGGCGCTGTCATCGCCAAGGACGGCGAGATCGTCGCGCGCGGCCAGAACCGGGTGCTGCTCACCGGTGACATCACCGCGCACGCCGAGATCGAGACCATCCGCAAGGCGGTCCAGGTACTCAATGCCGAAGCGCCTTCCATTTCCACCGAACACCAGAACGAATCGACGCTCGAATTGGTGCCGCGACCCGCGGGGTCGGCCGACAAACTGCCCGAACGCGCGAAGATGTTGATGGGAATGGAGATCTTCATCAGCGGCGCGCCCTGCCCCATGTGCATGAGCGCGATCTATTGGGCGCGGCTCGACGCCGTGCATTTCGCGAGCGACTTGGCCGACACCAGCGAAATCGGTTTCGACGACGCGTTCCAATACGAGGACTTCACCCGGCCGCTGTCCGAGCGGCGCGTGAAGATCGAGCAGTTCCGCCGGGATCTGGGCGCCGTCGCCTACAAGGCGTGGGCCGAGAAGCCCGACAAGCACCCGTACTGA
- a CDS encoding FBP domain-containing protein, with translation MEPVTERDIRSSFVNCSKGDAKRLSVPRDLDDRPWDDLDFLGWTDPSYPGRCYLTVPRDGELLSVALRHETGGTGKSQMCALCLTTHTGGGVSLMTANKAGESGRRGNTVGSYMCTDLACSLYARNKKRPALGSRYREDLTPEEKAQRVRENLFAFLDRLYT, from the coding sequence ATGGAACCCGTCACCGAACGCGACATCAGGTCGTCGTTCGTCAACTGTTCGAAGGGCGACGCCAAACGGCTCTCCGTCCCGCGCGACCTCGACGATCGCCCCTGGGACGATCTCGACTTCCTCGGCTGGACCGACCCGTCGTACCCGGGCCGCTGCTATCTCACCGTCCCGCGCGACGGCGAGCTGCTCAGCGTGGCGCTGCGGCACGAGACCGGTGGCACGGGCAAGTCGCAGATGTGCGCGCTGTGCCTGACCACGCACACCGGCGGCGGCGTCTCGCTGATGACCGCGAACAAGGCCGGTGAATCCGGCCGGCGCGGCAACACCGTGGGCAGCTACATGTGCACCGACCTGGCGTGCTCGCTGTACGCGCGCAACAAGAAGCGGCCCGCCCTGGGCAGCCGCTACCGCGAGGACCTGACGCCGGAGGAGAAGGCGCAGCGGGTCCGCGAGAACCTGTTCGCCTTCCTGGATCGCCTCTACACCTAG
- a CDS encoding TerD family protein has protein sequence MELRKGAHAPVPTSLLAVVLSWRSAHAVDAHALLVTESGLVRGDRDFVFFNAPRHASQAVTLDQEPAPGTARLSVSLPRTEAEVARIVVSASLDEGTFDELTGLTLTVQAADGPVARFTLDGIEDVQAMMFGEFYRRDGQWRFRAIGQGWAGGLAGLATEFGVTVDEPGAGRAGGDRPVPAAPSRQAAATASRRELSPFPQDTAGEAPDTYPGHPRPPALTRRVIDVPPPPPPNPELADWHPDPQVPDQLRWWDGDEWTTSTRPHRQDHRTRCPRCGNPLRRKLFGGHGRCRSCADEVEEFLTHWRTRARRVLTGPGTLSEEWIQVWASLRYQRIDEELGREVLREAGLTQVERMVAFAFADGEVFADELDAFEHVVGELALTGPVVEDLRRRMHRGRTLSRLRAGELPTIDTPGLHLDPEERVHLDLPAVHIRMLARGPRNTEGRLIGSSKKLRFVGDGTGIELPWNRVVSVHPEHGTVVLAATSARGGATFGVTDPDYVAAALEGALRVAKRLVLTPGQRDSRSIPQDVKAQVWQRDGGRCVECGDGHYLEFDHVIPLSRGGATSAANLQILCRACNRAKGARI, from the coding sequence ATGGAACTCCGTAAGGGCGCGCACGCGCCGGTCCCGACATCGCTTCTCGCCGTGGTCCTTTCATGGCGCTCGGCGCATGCCGTCGACGCGCACGCGCTGCTGGTCACCGAGTCGGGGCTGGTGCGCGGCGACCGGGATTTCGTGTTCTTCAACGCGCCACGGCACGCCTCGCAGGCGGTGACCCTGGATCAGGAGCCCGCGCCCGGCACCGCGCGGCTGAGCGTGTCGTTGCCGCGCACGGAGGCGGAGGTCGCGCGGATCGTGGTGAGCGCGTCGCTGGACGAGGGCACCTTCGATGAGCTCACCGGGCTCACCTTGACGGTGCAGGCCGCCGACGGCCCGGTCGCCCGCTTCACCCTCGACGGCATCGAGGACGTGCAGGCGATGATGTTCGGCGAGTTCTACCGGCGCGACGGGCAGTGGCGCTTCCGGGCGATCGGGCAGGGCTGGGCGGGTGGGCTGGCCGGACTGGCGACCGAATTCGGTGTCACGGTGGACGAACCCGGCGCCGGGCGAGCCGGTGGCGACCGCCCCGTGCCGGCCGCGCCTTCCCGCCAGGCCGCGGCCACCGCATCGCGCAGGGAGCTGAGCCCGTTTCCGCAGGACACCGCGGGTGAGGCTCCCGACACCTACCCGGGTCATCCACGTCCGCCCGCGCTGACCCGCCGCGTCATCGATGTCCCGCCCCCACCACCGCCGAACCCGGAACTGGCCGACTGGCATCCCGACCCGCAGGTCCCCGACCAGCTGCGCTGGTGGGACGGCGACGAGTGGACCACCAGCACCCGCCCGCACCGCCAGGATCACCGGACCCGCTGCCCACGCTGCGGCAACCCGCTGCGGCGCAAACTCTTCGGCGGGCACGGCCGATGCCGCTCGTGCGCGGACGAGGTCGAGGAATTCCTCACGCACTGGCGTACCCGGGCGCGCCGGGTACTCACCGGACCGGGCACCCTGTCCGAGGAGTGGATCCAGGTGTGGGCGTCGCTGCGCTACCAGCGCATCGACGAGGAGCTCGGCCGCGAGGTGCTGCGCGAGGCCGGGCTGACCCAGGTGGAGCGCATGGTCGCCTTCGCCTTCGCCGACGGCGAGGTGTTCGCCGACGAGCTCGACGCGTTCGAGCACGTGGTCGGTGAACTCGCCCTGACCGGCCCGGTGGTCGAGGACCTGCGCCGCCGGATGCATCGCGGCCGCACCCTGTCCCGGCTACGGGCAGGCGAACTGCCCACCATCGACACCCCCGGCCTGCACCTGGACCCGGAGGAAAGGGTGCACCTGGACCTGCCCGCCGTGCACATCCGGATGCTCGCGCGCGGCCCACGCAACACCGAGGGCAGGCTGATCGGCAGCTCCAAGAAGCTCCGGTTCGTCGGCGACGGCACCGGTATCGAACTGCCGTGGAACCGGGTCGTTTCGGTGCACCCCGAGCACGGCACCGTGGTCCTCGCGGCGACCTCGGCGCGCGGCGGCGCCACCTTCGGCGTGACCGACCCCGACTATGTGGCGGCCGCGCTGGAAGGCGCGCTGCGGGTAGCCAAGCGCCTGGTCCTCACGCCCGGCCAACGCGACAGCCGCAGCATCCCGCAGGACGTGAAAGCCCAGGTGTGGCAACGCGACGGCGGCCGCTGCGTGGAATGCGGCGACGGCCACTACCTGGAGTTCGACCACGTCATCCCGCTCAGCCGGGGTGGCGCGACGAGCGCGGCGAACCTGCAGATCCTGTGCCGGGCCTGCAACCGCGCCAAGGGCGCCCGGATCTAG